The genomic interval CGGAGTCGATGAGGATGCGCAGGCCCTCGCCCGCGTCCACCACGCGATCGTCGGCGGCGAGATCCGAGCCGGGTACGAATCCAAGCCGGTACTGGAAGCCGCCCGGACCACGCCCGGTGACGCCGAAGCGCAGCGCCGAGTCGGATGGACTGTCGCTCTTCATGAGTCCCAGGATCTTCTCGCGAGCGAGCTCGCTCACCGTGACCCAGGGTTCGTTGGTCGTCTCGGACACTCCGTTTACTCCTTCATACTGGCGCGATGTCGAATGTGAGCCGCTGGTGGGCCCTTCGCAATGCCTGTTCGACTTCCTCTGGCTCGGCACCTCGCGCGAACACGAAACCCAGATACTGCGAGCCCTCGGGCAGCGGCGTGAGTCGCGCGCCGACCGGGATCGAAATGCGGACGTCGGTGATTCCAGGCTCGCCCCGCGCCCGTTCGATGCCGCCGATCCCGCGCAGGATTCCGGCGCGTGGAATCGGGATCATCATCACTCCCGAGGCCGCCCGCTCCCGCCTCACGTTCCGCACGTCGAGGTCCAGCGCGTGGCGCAGCAGCAGCGTCTCCAGGCTCTCGCCCTCGCCGAAGCGGAGTGCCCGCGAGCATAGTCCGCCGATCGAGCGGGGCGCAATCTCGAGCGGCCAGACGCCCTCGGCGTTGAGGCGGAACTCGGCATGCACCGGGCCGTGGCCGAGCCCGAGGGCGCCGATCGCCCGAGCCGCGGTGTCGTGGATCTCCCGCTGGAGTTCTTCCCTTTTCCGAGTCGGTGTCACGTAGAGGGTCTCTTCGAAGAACGGGCCATCGAGCGGATCGGGCTTGTCGAAGATCGCCAGGGTCTCGAGGGCGCCCCCGGTCACCAGCCCTTCGAGCGCCACCTCTTCGCCGGGGATGAAGCGCTCGACCAGCAGCGAATCGATCGGCGGCTCGCCCGAGGCTCGCGGCGGTTCGGCCGCGAGCATCGCCGCGATGCGCCGGAACGCCGCGCCGAACCCGACCGCGTCGTCGGCGCGGATGACGCCGCGGCTCGCCGACAGGCCGCGCGGCTTGAGCACGCAGGGGTAGCGGACTCGCGCGGCCCACGACGATGGATCGTCGCCGATCGGAACTGTGACATGCTCGGGAGTGAGCAGCCCGGCGCGCGCGAAGGCCTCGCGCGCCGCGAGCTTGTCGCGCGCCATGGCCACCGCCTCGGGAGTATGCGCGGCTCGCCCCAGCGCCCGGCTGGCGCGCGCGGCGAGCAGCGCGCCATCGTCGTCCGCCGCCACCACCGCGTCGATCGGATGCCGGCGCGAGAACTCGACGATCCGCTCGAGGGCGGCGTTCGGGTCGCGGAAATCGAGCTCGAGATGCCCGGCCGGGTTCAGCCCGGCCAGGGCTTGAGCACGGTTCGATCCGACCGTGAATTCCACGCCCAGGGCCCGCGCCGCGTCCAAGAACGCGCCGGCGCGGTAGCTCTGGGTGCTGATGAGCAGCAGAAGTCTCGGCACTCAGCTCCGTGTGCTGGTCAGATAGTGCTGGAACCAGTCGAGCCAGACCTGCAGCCGATGCGCCTGATGCGCGGGCTCCATCAGACCGTGCGGCTCGCGCGGATAGGCGTAGAAGCGGACCGGCACGCCGAGATCGGAGAGCGCGCGGTACAGCTCGACGCTGCTGGTGAACCCGACGCGCGGATCCTCCTGGCCGTGCAGGATCAGCGTCGGCGTGCTGGCGTTCTTGATCGATCGGATGGGATTCGAGCGATCGAAGTTCTCGGTCTGCTTCCAGGGATTGCCGAGGAACTCCCAGGCCGAGGCGACGCCGTGATTGATGTCGCTCAGCGAGTACTGCACCGACACGTCGCTCACGCCCGCCCCGACCACCGCGGCGCGATAGCGCGTGGTGTGACCGATCGCCCACGCGGTCAGGAATCCGCCCCACGACCAGCCGCCGTAGACCAGCTTCTTCGCGTCGGCCTTGCCGCTTGCGATCAGCGCGTCCACGCCGCTTTCGATATCGCGGAACTCGATCTCGCC from Candidatus Sulfotelmatobacter sp. carries:
- a CDS encoding ATP-grasp domain-containing protein — its product is MPRLLLLISTQSYRAGAFLDAARALGVEFTVGSNRAQALAGLNPAGHLELDFRDPNAALERIVEFSRRHPIDAVVAADDDGALLAARASRALGRAAHTPEAVAMARDKLAAREAFARAGLLTPEHVTVPIGDDPSSWAARVRYPCVLKPRGLSASRGVIRADDAVGFGAAFRRIAAMLAAEPPRASGEPPIDSLLVERFIPGEEVALEGLVTGGALETLAIFDKPDPLDGPFFEETLYVTPTRKREELQREIHDTAARAIGALGLGHGPVHAEFRLNAEGVWPLEIAPRSIGGLCSRALRFGEGESLETLLLRHALDLDVRNVRRERAASGVMMIPIPRAGILRGIGGIERARGEPGITDVRISIPVGARLTPLPEGSQYLGFVFARGAEPEEVEQALRRAHQRLTFDIAPV